The Methanomassiliicoccales archaeon DNA segment AGACGGGGTGATACAGGAGCTTATCCTGCTCCCAGGCACCCTGCAGGGAGAGAATTCCGCGCAGGTCATGCTGAACATGATGCCCATAGATTACACCGTTGTTGGTACGATCCACTCCCACCCTGGCTACGCAAACAGGCCGTCGGGGCAGGACCTGTCCTTCTTCCGCCATTACGGCGGGGTGCACATAATAACCTGCCAGCCTTTCGACGAGCGAAGCTGGCGGGCGTACAATTCCCAGGGCGGTAGGGTAACACTGCCGATCGTGGACCTCTAGAACACCCGGCTCTTCGGGCGTACGTCC contains these protein-coding regions:
- a CDS encoding Mov34/MPN/PAD-1 family protein, translating into MLNRLKGIDRSLLEMINEAARDSLPNEFIALLRAEDGVIQELILLPGTLQGENSAQVMLNMMPIDYTVVGTIHSHPGYANRPSGQDLSFFRHYGGVHIITCQPFDERSWRAYNSQGGRVTLPIVDL